A window of the Polaribacter sp. HaHaR_3_91 genome harbors these coding sequences:
- a CDS encoding M28 family peptidase has product MKKITLLFLLMSISISAQTDLKIYDIINSVSADNIKADIKTLTEFGTRNTFSDTISTTRGIGAARRWIKAEFDKISSNCNNCINTFYQKDFVTKKGNRRVPHDAWIVNVVAVQKGTKYPNKYIIMSGDIDSRASDTMDFTTDAPGANDNASGMAGTIEAARVLSKYQFESSIVYVGLSGEEQGLFGGAGLAKYAKDKGWDIIGVLNNDMIGNIKGEDGVIDNRSFRIFSEPVPANETETQRKMRRFYGGEVDGISRQLARYIHKNVKTYMPEMNPMMIYRLDRFGRGGHHRPFNDLGFAGIRIMEAHENYTQQHQDIRTENSIKYGDTFEHVNFEYAKKLTAVNAITMANLAWAPEAPKEVAIGGIVEASVKLKWNKVDGAKGYKIYWRDTTSPTWDNSRYVESTEFTLNGIVIDNFFFGVAAIGENGHESVVVFPNKILR; this is encoded by the coding sequence ATGAAAAAAATTACACTATTATTTTTATTGATGTCAATTTCTATTTCTGCACAAACAGATCTTAAAATTTATGATATTATAAACTCTGTTTCAGCAGACAATATTAAAGCTGATATAAAAACCTTAACAGAATTCGGTACAAGAAATACTTTTTCAGATACCATTTCCACAACTCGAGGTATTGGTGCAGCTAGACGCTGGATAAAAGCCGAATTCGATAAAATATCTAGCAATTGTAACAATTGCATCAACACTTTTTATCAAAAGGATTTTGTTACTAAAAAAGGTAATAGAAGAGTTCCTCATGATGCGTGGATTGTAAATGTTGTGGCAGTTCAAAAAGGAACCAAATACCCAAACAAATACATTATTATGAGTGGTGATATTGATTCTCGTGCAAGCGATACGATGGATTTTACCACAGATGCACCTGGCGCGAACGACAATGCCTCTGGAATGGCAGGAACCATAGAAGCTGCAAGAGTATTAAGCAAGTATCAATTTGAAAGCAGTATTGTTTATGTTGGTCTTTCTGGTGAAGAGCAAGGTTTATTTGGTGGAGCAGGTTTGGCAAAATATGCAAAAGATAAAGGTTGGGATATTATTGGTGTTTTAAACAACGATATGATTGGAAATATAAAAGGGGAAGATGGTGTAATTGACAATCGTAGTTTTAGAATTTTCTCGGAACCTGTACCTGCAAACGAAACAGAAACCCAACGTAAAATGCGTAGGTTTTATGGTGGTGAAGTCGATGGAATTTCGAGACAATTGGCAAGATATATTCACAAAAATGTAAAAACATATATGCCAGAAATGAATCCGATGATGATTTATAGATTGGATAGATTTGGCCGTGGAGGACATCACAGACCTTTTAACGATTTAGGTTTTGCTGGAATTAGAATTATGGAAGCACATGAAAACTACACACAACAACATCAAGACATTAGAACCGAAAACAGTATAAAATACGGAGATACTTTTGAGCATGTAAATTTTGAGTATGCAAAGAAATTAACCGCTGTTAATGCAATTACAATGGCCAATTTAGCATGGGCTCCAGAAGCGCCAAAAGAAGTAGCTATTGGTGGTATTGTAGAAGCTTCTGTAAAGTTAAAATGGAATAAAGTTGACGGAGCCAAAGGGTATAAAATTTATTGGAGAGACACCACCTCTCCTACTTGGGACAATTCTAGATATGTAGAATCTACAGAGTTTACTTTAAACGGAATTGTTATTGACAACTTCTTTTTTGGTGTTGCTGCTATTGGCGAAAACGGTCATGAAAGTGTTGTTGTTTTTCCTAATAAAATTTTAAGATAA